A single Cucumis melo cultivar AY chromosome 4, USDA_Cmelo_AY_1.0, whole genome shotgun sequence DNA region contains:
- the LOC103486956 gene encoding uncharacterized protein LOC103486956 isoform X1, with protein MEAREMEEALKVLDSSLSQIKWRLKFPAKRRLQLDVLALCTGMRPVVMIDYGGKMPELQQRLCALLKLIQTELHIFENLKVMVIEDMIYLIHVQGLAEHVHSTLNSKLTLLLVDIEQDPPKMLVDAEKSSLGLQLKSIQKLFSSLFSQDETEGDPLPSVGETCVTDIRSSIHGISSQSSVIDLSNFLQHTEITLPTLNGWLLGYPIVYLFDKDHISEATYNLSAKPLHIFRLSVNRRGGSTKESQLEELLSFSVPYELSMRGEKEAWAEAFLESMQQKWERCSQVWGSLRMDVTECHAQAIVL; from the exons ATGGAGGCAAGAGAGATGGAGGAAGCACTGAAGGTGTTGGACTCATCTCTTTCTCAAATCAAATGGCGTCTCAAATTTCCAGCCAAACGTCGCCTCCAATTAG ATGTCTTAGCTTTGTGTACTGGAATGAGACCAGTTGTGATGATAGACTATGGTGGGAAGATGCCTGAACTGCAACAGCGGCTTTGTGCACTTCTGAAACTAATTCAAACG GAATTACATATATTTGAGAATCTTAAGGTAATGGTCATAGAGGATATGATATATCTGATACATGTGCAAGGACTCGCTGAACATGTTCATTCAACTTTAAATTCCAAATTAACACTTCTCCTTGTGGACATTGAACAGGACCCTCCCAAG ATGTTAGTAGATGCTGAGAAAAGTTCACTGGGTTTGCAACTTAAATCAATTCAAAAGTTGTTCTCATCTTTGTTTTCTCAAGATGAAACAGAAGGTGACCCATTACCATCTGTTGGGGAAACCTGCGTAACAGATATCAGATCCTCTATTCATGGGATTAGTTCTCAGTCTTCTGTCATTGATCTTAGTAACTTTTTGCAACATACTGAAATCACTCTGCCAACTCTAAATGG ATGGCTTCTTGGATATCCAATTGTATACCTTTTTGACAAGGACCACATATCTGAGGCTACTTACAATCTTTCTGCTAAGCCTCTTCACATCTTCAGATTATCAGTTAACAG GAGAGGCGGCTCCACCAAAGAATCTCAGCTAGAAGAGCTTCTAAG TTTCTCAGTGCCTTATGAGCTTAGCATGAGAGGAGAGAAGGAGGCATGGGCAGAGGCATTTTTGGAAAGTATGCAACAAAAGTGGGAGAGATGCAGTCAAGTGTGGGGTTCGTTGAGGATGGACGTTACTGAATGTCATGCACAGGCCATTGTCTTGTAA
- the LOC103486955 gene encoding glycosyltransferase-like At2g41451, with protein MAGQFSLRPISSSSSSSSSSSSLTLASRLLFLLTLLPLTLACFAFLLQWRGGLNDPVTRWSPDQHEFPGMSTTAPSIASHSSHSDCVDLLGRSHSPAFSYYRDWKFDYGTDLKPKICITTSTSAGLEQTLPWIFYHKVIGVSNFFLFVEGKAASPNVSKVLETIPGVKVIYRTKELEEQQTKSRIWNETWLSSFFYKPCNYELFVKQSLNMEMAIVMARSAGMDWIIHLDTDELMHPAGTREYSLRQLLADVPSNVDMVIFPNYESSVERDDVKEPFSEVSMFKKNYDHLPKDVYFGNYKDATRGNPNYFLTYGNGKSAARIQDHLRPNGAHRWHNYMKTPNEIKLDEAAVLHYTYPKFTDLTSRRDRCGCKPTKDDVKRCFMLEFDRAAFIIASTATEEEMLRWYRERIVWTDKALNLKLLRKGILTRIYAPMVIIQGLRNSGIFSSVISSAVQNTLAKDQFLSSVESSNSSRRIESGGLSSRKVGINRGDSQATARKVLEIVDSLSDLSAIPPLSPPSLDEDVPVPVDT; from the exons ATGGCGGGTCAATTCTCTCTAAGacccatttcttcttcttcttcttcctcttcctcttcttcatccCTTACTCTTGCTTCTCGCTTGCTTTTCCTCTTAACTCTTCTCCCCTTGACTCTCGCCTGCTTTGCTTTCCTCCTCCAATGGCGTGGCGGCCTCAATGATCCCGTTACCCGTTGGTCACCTGACCAGCATGAATTCCCCGGTATGTCCACTACTGCCCCTTCTATCGCTTCTCATTCTTCCCATTCGGATTGTGTCGATCTTCTAGGTCGGAGTCATTCCCCTGCATTTTCTTATTACCGAGACTGGAAGTTCGACTACGGTACGGATCTGAAGCCCAAG ATATGCATTACAACAAGCACTTCTGCTGGTTTAGAGCAGACTTTACCCTGGATTTTTTACCACAAGGTGATTGGAGTTTCAAACTTTTTCCTTTTCGTAGAAGGAAAGGCTGCCTCTCCAAATGTTTCCAAAGTTTTAGAGACCATTCCG GGAGTGAAAGTTATATACAGAACAAAAGAGCTAGAAGAGCAGCAAACAAAAAG TCGGATTTGGAATGAGACATGGTTGTCAAGCTTCTTCTACAAACCATGCAATTATGAATTGTTCGTGAAGCAGTCTCTGAACATGGAAATGGCTATTGTCATGGCCAGG AGTGCTGGTATGGATTGGATAATCCACCTGGATACTGATGAACTGATGCACCCTGCGGGCACGCGGGAGTATTCATTGAGACAATTGCTTGCGGATGTGCCTTCAAATGTTGATATGGTTATTTTCCCAAATTAT GAGAGCAGTGTTGAGCGAGATGATGTCAAGGAACCTTTCAGTGAG GTTTCGATGTTTAAAAAGAATTATGACCATCTACCAAAGGATGTGTACTTCGGTAATTACAAAGATGCAACCCGTGGCAATCCAAACTATTTCTTGACTTACGGAAATGGAAAATCAGCTGCTCGGATTCAAGACCATCTTCGTCCAAATGGGGCACATCGATGGCACAATTACATGAAAACTCCCAA CGAGATCAAGTTGGATGAAGCAGCTGTTCTACATTACACATACCCTAAATTTACCGATTTGACTTCAAGACGTGATCGATGTGGCTGCAAACCAACAAAGGACGATGTTAAAAGATGCTTTATGTTAGAATTTGATAGAGCT GCTTTCATAATTGCTTCAACTGCAACAGAGGAAGAAATGCTACGCTG GTATCGTGAACGGATTGTGTGGACTGATAAAGcactaaatttaaaacttttaagaAAGGGTATTCTGACTCGCATTTATGCACCTATG GTCATTATTCAAGGATTGAGGAATTCCGGCATCTTTAGTTCTGTAATCTCATCTGCTGTTCAAAATACACTTGCCAAAGATCAATTCTTATCATCTGTCGAGAGTAGTAACTCTTCTAGACGAATTGAATCTGGAGGTTTATCTTCTAGAAAGGTTGGTATTAATAGGGGAGATTCTCAAGCAACTGCCAGAAAGGTCCTGGAAATTGTGGACAGTCTTTCTGATCTTTCAGCTATCCCACCATTATCTCCCCCCAGCCTCGACGAAGACGTTCCCGTTCCTGTGGACACATAA
- the LOC103486956 gene encoding uncharacterized protein LOC103486956 isoform X4 codes for MEAREMEEALKVLDSSLSQIKWRLKFPAKRRLQLDVLALCTGMRPVVMIDYGGKMPELQQRLCALLKLIQTELHIFENLKVMVIEDMIYLIHVQGLAEHVHSTLNSKLTLLLVDIEQDPPKMLVDAEKSSLGLQLKSIQKLFSSLFSQDETEGDPLPSVGETCVTDIRSSIHGISSQSSVIDLSNFLQHTEITLPTLNGLMLLENFIGKVWNEADIEDGFLDIQLYTFLTRTTYLRLLTIFLLSLFTSSDYQLTVCKPFLL; via the exons ATGGAGGCAAGAGAGATGGAGGAAGCACTGAAGGTGTTGGACTCATCTCTTTCTCAAATCAAATGGCGTCTCAAATTTCCAGCCAAACGTCGCCTCCAATTAG ATGTCTTAGCTTTGTGTACTGGAATGAGACCAGTTGTGATGATAGACTATGGTGGGAAGATGCCTGAACTGCAACAGCGGCTTTGTGCACTTCTGAAACTAATTCAAACG GAATTACATATATTTGAGAATCTTAAGGTAATGGTCATAGAGGATATGATATATCTGATACATGTGCAAGGACTCGCTGAACATGTTCATTCAACTTTAAATTCCAAATTAACACTTCTCCTTGTGGACATTGAACAGGACCCTCCCAAG ATGTTAGTAGATGCTGAGAAAAGTTCACTGGGTTTGCAACTTAAATCAATTCAAAAGTTGTTCTCATCTTTGTTTTCTCAAGATGAAACAGAAGGTGACCCATTACCATCTGTTGGGGAAACCTGCGTAACAGATATCAGATCCTCTATTCATGGGATTAGTTCTCAGTCTTCTGTCATTGATCTTAGTAACTTTTTGCAACATACTGAAATCACTCTGCCAACTCTAAATGG TCTGATGTTATTGGAGAACTTTATTGGAAAAGTGTGGAATGAAGCGGATATAGAGG ATGGCTTCTTGGATATCCAATTGTATACCTTTTTGACAAGGACCACATATCTGAGGCTACTTACAATCTTTCTGCTAAGCCTCTTCACATCTTCAGATTATCAGTTAACAG TTTGTAAGCCTTTCCTCCTCTAA
- the LOC103486953 gene encoding folylpolyglutamate synthase isoform X2: MRNSLPQLPSYESAMEALSSLIRQKRRGEMVSAISKEEKLVKMRKYIEILGVGECVKKLKIIHVAGTKGKGSTCTFCEAILRECGLRTGLFTSPHLIDVRERFRINGLDISEDKFLQYFWACWTQLKENVTEHLPMPALFQFLTLLAFKIFIDEEVDVAIIEVGLGGTYDSTNVIEEPIVCGITSLGMDHMEILGDSLGMIASHKAGILKPQVPAFTVPQLPEAMDVIQKKARELMVPLEVAEPLDVKKLDGLKLGMSGDHQFVNSGLAVSLCKCWLQRTGNWERMFLNGFKGAKIPAAFLRGLSTANLSGRAQIVYDCYTPSFHSTTQSDNSNGDLVFYLDGAHSPESMEACASWFSSVVKGNHKSLNCFRAKTMDRDSGNDDPVEVPQEAESTKLSKQILLFNCMEVRDPHILLPRLVNTCASSGVHFSKALFVPTMSTYSKVSSGNSVTPSDNISKDLSWQLNLQRLWEKVMHGKDGISSFY, encoded by the exons atgagaaacagTTTGCCTCAATTGCCTTCCTATGAATCTGCTATGGAAGCACTTTCCTCCTTGATAAGACAGAAAAGGCGTGGAGAAATGGTTTCGGCAATCTCTAAAGAGGAGAAATTGGTGAAGATGAGAAAGTACATAGAG ATTCTAGGCGTAGGAGAATGTgtaaagaaactcaaaattattCACGTGGCAGGAACTAAGGGGaag GGTTCCACTTGCACCTTTTGTGAAGCAATTTTACGAGAATGTGGTCTTCGAACTGGACTCTTCACTTCCCCTCATCTCATTGATGTGCGAGAAAGATTTCGAATAAATGG ATTGGATATATCAGAGGATAAATTTCTGCAGTACTTCTGGGCCTGCTGGACGCAATTGAAG GAAAATGTTACAGAGCATCTGCCAATGCCTGCACTATTTCAGTTTCTAACACTGTTGgcttttaaaatattcataGACGAAGAG GTTGATGTTGCAATTATTGAAGTTGGTCTTGGGGGAACGTATGATTCAACAAATGTG ATCGAAGAACCTATTGTCTGTGGCATCACTTCGCTTGGGATGGACCACATGGAGATATTAG GAGACTCGCTTGGGATGATTGCTTCACACAAGGCTGGAATTCTCAAG CCTCAAGTTCCTGCATTCACAGTACCACAGCTTCCGGAAGCAATGGATGTTATCCAGAAGAAGGCACGTGAGCTTATG GTCCCCTTAGAGGTAGCTGAACCACTTGACGTCAAAAAGCTGGATGGATTGAAGCTTGGCATGTCTGGTGATCACCAATTTGTTAATTCTGGTCTTGCTGTCTCCCTTTGTAAATGTTGGCTTCAGAGGACTGGAAACTGGGAAAGGATGTTCCTAAAT GGTTTCAAAGGAGCCAAAATACCAGCTGCATTTCTTAGAGGTCTTTCAACTGCCAATCTTTCAGGGAGAGCTCAGATAGTTTATGATTGTTATACACCGTCTTTTCATTCAACGACACAGTCTGACAACTCAAATGGAGATTTAGTATTCTATTTGGATGGTGCTCATAGTCCAGAAAGCATGGAGGCTTGTGCTAGCTGGTTCTCTAGTGTTGTGAAGGGCAATCATAAGTCGTTAAATTGTTTTAGGGCTAAAACTATGGACAGAGATTCAGGAAATGATGACCCTGTAGAAGTTCCGCAGGAAGCCGAGTCCACAAAGTTATCAAAGCAG ATTCTCCTATTCAATTGCATGGAAGTGAGAGACCCACATATATTACTTCCACGACTAGTGAATACATGTGCTTCCTCAG GTGTTCATTTTTCGAAAGCCCTTTTTGTCCCTACCATGTCAACATATAGCAAAGTCTCTTCCGGTAATTCAGTGACTCCATCAGATAATATAAGCAAGGACTTGTCATGGCAACTCAACCTACAGAGACTTTGGGAGAAGGTTATGCATGGAAAGG atgGAATCTCAAGCTTTTATTAA
- the LOC103486956 gene encoding uncharacterized protein LOC103486956 isoform X2 — MEAREMEEALKVLDSSLSQIKWRLKFPAKRRLQLDVLALCTGMRPVVMIDYGGKMPELQQRLCALLKLIQTELHIFENLKVMVIEDMIYLIHVQGLAEHVHSTLNSKLTLLLVDIEQDPPKMLVDAEKSSLGLQLKSIQKLFSSLFSQDETEGDPLPSVGETCVTDIRSSIHGISSQSSVIDLSNFLQHTEITLPTLNGLMLLENFIGKVWNEADIEDGFLDIQLYTFLTRTTYLRLLTIFLLSLFTSSDYQLTAFPPLTSHEVELCKLVVYLPNKGKKKKKKN, encoded by the exons ATGGAGGCAAGAGAGATGGAGGAAGCACTGAAGGTGTTGGACTCATCTCTTTCTCAAATCAAATGGCGTCTCAAATTTCCAGCCAAACGTCGCCTCCAATTAG ATGTCTTAGCTTTGTGTACTGGAATGAGACCAGTTGTGATGATAGACTATGGTGGGAAGATGCCTGAACTGCAACAGCGGCTTTGTGCACTTCTGAAACTAATTCAAACG GAATTACATATATTTGAGAATCTTAAGGTAATGGTCATAGAGGATATGATATATCTGATACATGTGCAAGGACTCGCTGAACATGTTCATTCAACTTTAAATTCCAAATTAACACTTCTCCTTGTGGACATTGAACAGGACCCTCCCAAG ATGTTAGTAGATGCTGAGAAAAGTTCACTGGGTTTGCAACTTAAATCAATTCAAAAGTTGTTCTCATCTTTGTTTTCTCAAGATGAAACAGAAGGTGACCCATTACCATCTGTTGGGGAAACCTGCGTAACAGATATCAGATCCTCTATTCATGGGATTAGTTCTCAGTCTTCTGTCATTGATCTTAGTAACTTTTTGCAACATACTGAAATCACTCTGCCAACTCTAAATGG TCTGATGTTATTGGAGAACTTTATTGGAAAAGTGTGGAATGAAGCGGATATAGAGG ATGGCTTCTTGGATATCCAATTGTATACCTTTTTGACAAGGACCACATATCTGAGGCTACTTACAATCTTTCTGCTAAGCCTCTTCACATCTTCAGATTATCAGTTAACAG CCTTTCCTCCTCTAACATCACATGAAGTGGAGTTGTGCAAACTTGTTGTATACCTACCaaataaagggaaaaaaaaaaaaaaaaaaaactaa
- the LOC103486953 gene encoding folylpolyglutamate synthase isoform X1, producing MRNSLPQLPSYESAMEALSSLIRQKRRGEMVSAISKEEKLVKMRKYIEILGVGECVKKLKIIHVAGTKGKGSTCTFCEAILRECGLRTGLFTSPHLIDVRERFRINGLDISEDKFLQYFWACWTQLKENVTEHLPMPALFQFLTLLAFKIFIDEEVDVAIIEVGLGGTYDSTNVIEEPIVCGITSLGMDHMEILGDSLGMIASHKAGILKPQVPAFTVPQLPEAMDVIQKKARELMVPLEVAEPLDVKKLDGLKLGMSGDHQFVNSGLAVSLCKCWLQRTGNWERMFLNGFKGAKIPAAFLRGLSTANLSGRAQIVYDCYTPSFHSTTQSDNSNGDLVFYLDGAHSPESMEACASWFSSVVKGNHKSLNCFRAKTMDRDSGNDDPVEVPQEAESTKLSKQILLFNCMEVRDPHILLPRLVNTCASSGVHFSKALFVPTMSTYSKVSSGNSVTPSDNISKDLSWQLNLQRLWEKVMHGKDAILEKDLKLDSERGLPALYEDSLSSLSENNLSSSAAVPSLPLAIKWLRDCVRESPSIRLQVLVTGSLHLVGDVLKLLKR from the exons atgagaaacagTTTGCCTCAATTGCCTTCCTATGAATCTGCTATGGAAGCACTTTCCTCCTTGATAAGACAGAAAAGGCGTGGAGAAATGGTTTCGGCAATCTCTAAAGAGGAGAAATTGGTGAAGATGAGAAAGTACATAGAG ATTCTAGGCGTAGGAGAATGTgtaaagaaactcaaaattattCACGTGGCAGGAACTAAGGGGaag GGTTCCACTTGCACCTTTTGTGAAGCAATTTTACGAGAATGTGGTCTTCGAACTGGACTCTTCACTTCCCCTCATCTCATTGATGTGCGAGAAAGATTTCGAATAAATGG ATTGGATATATCAGAGGATAAATTTCTGCAGTACTTCTGGGCCTGCTGGACGCAATTGAAG GAAAATGTTACAGAGCATCTGCCAATGCCTGCACTATTTCAGTTTCTAACACTGTTGgcttttaaaatattcataGACGAAGAG GTTGATGTTGCAATTATTGAAGTTGGTCTTGGGGGAACGTATGATTCAACAAATGTG ATCGAAGAACCTATTGTCTGTGGCATCACTTCGCTTGGGATGGACCACATGGAGATATTAG GAGACTCGCTTGGGATGATTGCTTCACACAAGGCTGGAATTCTCAAG CCTCAAGTTCCTGCATTCACAGTACCACAGCTTCCGGAAGCAATGGATGTTATCCAGAAGAAGGCACGTGAGCTTATG GTCCCCTTAGAGGTAGCTGAACCACTTGACGTCAAAAAGCTGGATGGATTGAAGCTTGGCATGTCTGGTGATCACCAATTTGTTAATTCTGGTCTTGCTGTCTCCCTTTGTAAATGTTGGCTTCAGAGGACTGGAAACTGGGAAAGGATGTTCCTAAAT GGTTTCAAAGGAGCCAAAATACCAGCTGCATTTCTTAGAGGTCTTTCAACTGCCAATCTTTCAGGGAGAGCTCAGATAGTTTATGATTGTTATACACCGTCTTTTCATTCAACGACACAGTCTGACAACTCAAATGGAGATTTAGTATTCTATTTGGATGGTGCTCATAGTCCAGAAAGCATGGAGGCTTGTGCTAGCTGGTTCTCTAGTGTTGTGAAGGGCAATCATAAGTCGTTAAATTGTTTTAGGGCTAAAACTATGGACAGAGATTCAGGAAATGATGACCCTGTAGAAGTTCCGCAGGAAGCCGAGTCCACAAAGTTATCAAAGCAG ATTCTCCTATTCAATTGCATGGAAGTGAGAGACCCACATATATTACTTCCACGACTAGTGAATACATGTGCTTCCTCAG GTGTTCATTTTTCGAAAGCCCTTTTTGTCCCTACCATGTCAACATATAGCAAAGTCTCTTCCGGTAATTCAGTGACTCCATCAGATAATATAAGCAAGGACTTGTCATGGCAACTCAACCTACAGAGACTTTGGGAGAAGGTTATGCATGGAAAGG ATGCTATATTAGAAAAGGATCTTAAGCTAGACAGTGAGCGGGGTTTGCCTGCTCTGTATGAAGATTCACTCTCAAGTCTTTCGGAGAACAACTTGAGTAGCAGCGCAGCGGTGCCTTCGTTGCCATTGGCGATAAAATGGTTGAGAGATTGCGTTCGAGAATCCCCATCCATTAGACTACAG GTTCTTGTCACTGGATCACTTCATCTGGTTGGAGACGTGTTAAAACTATTAAAAAGGTGA
- the LOC103486956 gene encoding uncharacterized protein LOC103486956 isoform X3, translating into MEAREMEEALKVLDSSLSQIKWRLKFPAKRRLQLDVLALCTGMRPVVMIDYGGKMPELQQRLCALLKLIQTELHIFENLKVMVIEDMIYLIHVQGLAEHVHSTLNSKLTLLLVDIEQDPPKMLVDAEKSSLGLQLKSIQKLFSSLFSQDETEGDPLPSVGETCVTDIRSSIHGISSQSSVIDLSNFLQHTEITLPTLNGLMLLENFIGKVWNEADIEDGFLDIQLYTFLTRTTYLRLLTIFLLSLFTSSDYQLTGEAAPPKNLS; encoded by the exons ATGGAGGCAAGAGAGATGGAGGAAGCACTGAAGGTGTTGGACTCATCTCTTTCTCAAATCAAATGGCGTCTCAAATTTCCAGCCAAACGTCGCCTCCAATTAG ATGTCTTAGCTTTGTGTACTGGAATGAGACCAGTTGTGATGATAGACTATGGTGGGAAGATGCCTGAACTGCAACAGCGGCTTTGTGCACTTCTGAAACTAATTCAAACG GAATTACATATATTTGAGAATCTTAAGGTAATGGTCATAGAGGATATGATATATCTGATACATGTGCAAGGACTCGCTGAACATGTTCATTCAACTTTAAATTCCAAATTAACACTTCTCCTTGTGGACATTGAACAGGACCCTCCCAAG ATGTTAGTAGATGCTGAGAAAAGTTCACTGGGTTTGCAACTTAAATCAATTCAAAAGTTGTTCTCATCTTTGTTTTCTCAAGATGAAACAGAAGGTGACCCATTACCATCTGTTGGGGAAACCTGCGTAACAGATATCAGATCCTCTATTCATGGGATTAGTTCTCAGTCTTCTGTCATTGATCTTAGTAACTTTTTGCAACATACTGAAATCACTCTGCCAACTCTAAATGG TCTGATGTTATTGGAGAACTTTATTGGAAAAGTGTGGAATGAAGCGGATATAGAGG ATGGCTTCTTGGATATCCAATTGTATACCTTTTTGACAAGGACCACATATCTGAGGCTACTTACAATCTTTCTGCTAAGCCTCTTCACATCTTCAGATTATCAGTTAACAG GAGAGGCGGCTCCACCAAAGAATCTCAGCTAG
- the LOC103486956 gene encoding uncharacterized protein LOC103486956 isoform X5, with protein MEAREMEEALKVLDSSLSQIKWRLKFPAKRRLQLDVLALCTGMRPVVMIDYGGKMPELQQRLCALLKLIQTELHIFENLKVMVIEDMIYLIHVQGLAEHVHSTLNSKLTLLLVDIEQDPPKMLVDAEKSSLGLQLKSIQKLFSSLFSQDETEGDPLPSVGETCVTDIRSSIHGISSQSSVIDLSNFLQHTEITLPTLNGWLLGYPIVYLFDKDHISEATYNLSAKPLHIFRLSVNSLSSSNIT; from the exons ATGGAGGCAAGAGAGATGGAGGAAGCACTGAAGGTGTTGGACTCATCTCTTTCTCAAATCAAATGGCGTCTCAAATTTCCAGCCAAACGTCGCCTCCAATTAG ATGTCTTAGCTTTGTGTACTGGAATGAGACCAGTTGTGATGATAGACTATGGTGGGAAGATGCCTGAACTGCAACAGCGGCTTTGTGCACTTCTGAAACTAATTCAAACG GAATTACATATATTTGAGAATCTTAAGGTAATGGTCATAGAGGATATGATATATCTGATACATGTGCAAGGACTCGCTGAACATGTTCATTCAACTTTAAATTCCAAATTAACACTTCTCCTTGTGGACATTGAACAGGACCCTCCCAAG ATGTTAGTAGATGCTGAGAAAAGTTCACTGGGTTTGCAACTTAAATCAATTCAAAAGTTGTTCTCATCTTTGTTTTCTCAAGATGAAACAGAAGGTGACCCATTACCATCTGTTGGGGAAACCTGCGTAACAGATATCAGATCCTCTATTCATGGGATTAGTTCTCAGTCTTCTGTCATTGATCTTAGTAACTTTTTGCAACATACTGAAATCACTCTGCCAACTCTAAATGG ATGGCTTCTTGGATATCCAATTGTATACCTTTTTGACAAGGACCACATATCTGAGGCTACTTACAATCTTTCTGCTAAGCCTCTTCACATCTTCAGATTATCAGTTAACAG CCTTTCCTCCTCTAACATCACATGA